Genomic segment of Paracoccus tegillarcae:
TATTTGTTGATCCAGGGCGGCACGAACAGCAGCGGGCGCTTGAACTGGGTCTTGGTCAGCGGTTCGTAGTGGATCAACTGGATCAATTCGTTCTGATAGATCACCTGCCCCGGCGTCGTGGCCAGATCGCGCCCGACCTCGAAGGCCGCGCGGTCGGTCATGTTGATGTCCAGCCGCCCGTCGCCGCGTTCCAGATCGTCCAGCAGGTTGCGGAACCCGTCCAGCAGGCTGCGGCCATCGGTTTCCAGGAAACGCTCACGCGCGGCGGGGTTCAACGCCAGATAATTGCTGGGCGACAGCGCGCTGAGCAACTGCCGGGTATAGAACCGCACGCGCAGGCTGTCCTTGTCACCCTCGGGCAGGGTCTCGATCAGCCGGTCGGCGGCGCCTTCGATGGCCAGATGCACGTCGCGCAGGCCACGGCTGACCGGATCGCTGGCCCAGCGGTCATCGCGGAAGCGGCGGTCCTTGCTGTCCTCGCCCTCGCCCGTCCATGCGCCTGCCCAGGCCTTGGCGCTGTCGGCCCAAAGATCGATCTGGAACTGGGCCAGCGCAAAGGGGTTCTGCGCCAGCTTCATCCCTGCGCGCGCATAGGCCTGCGCCACGGTCCCCGAATCCAGCACCGAGAATTCATTGCCCGTCGCTTTGGCCAGGGCACTGGCGCTGCTGCGCTGCGCAAGCTCCTGCGCCCGCTGCATCAGGCTGGCAAATTCTGCGGTCTGTTCGGCAATTTTGCTTCGGTCCATTCCGGGTCTCCTTGGGGGTAGCTAGGACGACCGGCTCTGCTGGCAACGGCCGGCGGTGGTGGGGACTGGCAACCGGCAGGTTGTCAGTCTGTGCTTGCAACAAGGATCACATGCAGGAAGCCCGGCCCATGCGCCCCGCGCACATAGCTCCCCTCGATATCGGTCGTGCCGCTGGGTCCGGTGATCAGGATCGCGTTGCGCGGATGGGGCCGCTCGGCCAGCTGCGCAGCATAGTCCTCGAGATGGGACAGGATATCGGATTCCTGCAGCACCACGATATGATGCAGGGGCAGGAAAGACAGCAAGATCGGCGTATCGGCGCCCGAATGCACGATCATGGACCCGCTTTCGGCGATACCCCAAAGCGCCTTTCCGAGCGCTGCCGGCTGGTCCGGGGCAAGAGTGGTGCCGGTGTCAAGGCCCGTCCAGTCGAGTGCGGTCAGCGCCGGCGTCGGTTCCACGGCCAGTGA
This window contains:
- a CDS encoding LutC/YkgG family protein — translated: MTARDRILSAIRAALPQERPAPDAISAEAKALLTDPDTSRPRLVAEGLLDAFILKAEAIGTTIDRVGGMEAVPDAVRRYLSGHGLSLSLAVEPTPALTALDWTGLDTGTTLAPDQPAALGKALWGIAESGSMIVHSGADTPILLSFLPLHHIVVLQESDILSHLEDYAAQLAERPHPRNAILITGPSGTTDIEGSYVRGAHGPGFLHVILVASTD